DNA from Sphingomonas sp. R1:
CGGTCCAGCCCGGCTGCACCTTGGCGGCGCGCTCGACCATGAACTCGACGGTGCAGCCCTTGAGCAGCACCGCCGCGGCGGTTTCGCTGCTGATGTCGTCGGGCAGCTTGAACAGGTTGTCCGCCATCAGGTTGCGCGCCGTCGCATAGGAACCGAGCGCCGGCCCGAAGGTCGCCGCGCGATCGCCGACCGCGAAGCCTGCAACGCCCTCGCCCACCGCCTCGATCACGCCTGCGCCTTCGACTCCGATGCCCGAGGGCAGCTGTGCGGGATAGACGCCGGTGCGGTGGTACACGTCGATGAAGTTGAGCCCTGCAGCCTCCGTACGAAGCCGCACTTCGCCGGGGCCGGGCTCGGGAAGGTCGACCTCGACCCATTGCAGAACCTCGGGACCACCGGTCTGCTCGAAGCGCATCATCTGTTCCATGGAGACTCCATCCTCAATGCACCGGCCATACGGCCATGATCAGCGGCGTGCCTATCAGCAGCACCAGCAACGACAAGGGGGCGCCGAGCCGCGCATAGTCGCCGAACCGGTAGCCGCCCGGCCCCATCACCAGCGTATTGCACTGGTGGCCGATGGGCGTGAGGAAGTCGCAGCCCGCGCCCACCGCCGTCGCCATCAGGAACGCTTCGGGCCGATAGCCGAGCTCACCGGCGAAGGTCGCGGCGATCGGGGCCATCACCAGCACCGTCGCGGCATTGTTGAGGAAGGGCGTCACGGCCATCGCTGCCGCAAGGATCATCGCCACCGCACCCCAGGGCGGCAGCGTCGCGGCGAGATGGCCGAGCTGATCGCCGATGACCTTGCTGGCGCCCGTGGTGCGCAACGAATCGCTGACCGGGATCAGCGCGCCGAGCATCACCAGGATCGGCCATTCGATATGGTCGTACGCCTCGCGCACCGGCAGCGCGCCGAGCAGGATGGTGAGCCCCGCCGCCGCGAAGAAGGCGACCGCCACCGGCACATAGCCGGTTGCCGTTGCCGCCATGGCCACGGCGAGGATCGCGAGTGGCAACAGGCCCTTGCGTGCGCTTCCCAGCCGCAGCTCGCGCTGGGCCAGCGGCAGGCAGCCGAGTTCGCCGAGGCGCTCGAACAGCAGGTCAAGCGGCCCCTGCAGCACGATCACGTCACCGGCCCGCAGCTCGATATCGCCGAGCCGGGCGGACAGGCGCTCTCCCTGGCGGGATACCGCGATCAGGTTTACGCCGAAGCGCTCGTGCAGGCCGAGCCGTCCGGCGGTGCGCCCGATCAACGCGGAGTCGGTGCCGATCACCGCCTCGATCACGCCGACTTCGCCGGTGCTGCCATCGGGCTGGGGCCGATCCTGCCCCTCCAGCACCAGCGCATCGGTAGCGATCACGCGCTCCAGATCATCGGGCGCGCCGGCGAGGATCAAGAGGTCGTTCGCCTGCAGCCGGTTGTCGGGGAAGGGCGTGCTGCGGATGCCGCCACGCAGGATGGTGGTGACGGCAACGGCGTGATCGTGGCGCTCCCGGAATGCGGCGACCGTCTCGCCCACGGCTGCAGAGCCATCGGGTACGGCCGCCTCCGTCACATAATCCTCGATGTCCATCGCCTCGCCCAGCGTCGGCGCGGCGCGGCGGTCGCGCGGGATCAGCCGATAGGCGAAGCGCAGGAAGATCAGGCCCACGATCGTCAGCCCCAGCCCGACCGGTGCATAATCGAACATGCCGAAGGGCTGGCCGGTCATCTCCTCGCGCACGCGGCTGACGATGATGTTGGGCGAGGTGCCGATCAGGGTGATCAGCCCGCCGAGCAACGAGGCGAACGACATCGGCATCAGAAAGGTGGCTGGCGAAGCCTTGGACCGCTTGGCCATCTGGAACGCGACGGGCATCATCATCGCCAGCGCACCGATATTCTTGACCAAGGCCGAGGCGAAACCGACGCTGGCACTGAGCAACAGCAATTGCGAACGGACCCGCGTCACCCGCCGCTGCAGCAGCAGCATCGCGCGCTCGATCATCCCGGATCGTTGCACGGCCGCGGAAAGCACGAGCGCGGAGGCGACGATGATCACGATGTCGTCGGAAAAGCCGGTAAACGCCTCCTTGGGCTTCACCACGCCCACCGCCAGCGCCGCCAGCAGCGCCAGAACCGCGACCATGTCGTAGCGCAGCTTTCCCCACATGAAGAGCAGCATCATGCCCGCGAGCACGAGGAGGGACAGAATTTGGGGTGTGGTCACGCGTACCTCGCGAAAGGGGTGCGTGGAAGCAAACGCCGTGGTAGCGGCTTGGCTCCAGTTGTCCAGGTCAGGGTTGAAGGCGCCTCGGCACAACCCCGAACCGGCACGGAGATATGCTGATGTCGATGCCCCCGCTGCCGTTGCTGTTGCTGCTGGCGACCGGCATCGGCTCCCCCGCCTGTTCGGTCTCCAAGGGCCCGATTGTGGTTGAGCCTTCCGCCCTGCCCGCCTGGGTCCGCCGGCAACTGCCGTCGCCGATGGCCGGGCGCAATCAGCCGTTCAACCCAAGCGACGTCGTGCCCAGGAACGGTCCCCCGCGGGCCCGGTTCATCTGCGCCCATCGCCACGCGGACCTATGGACCGTGGAATTCGAGCAAGGCGGGATCGGATTGTTCCGGCGGACCCTCACCCTGCGCCCGCCGCGCGGCTCCTGAAGCGGAACGCTCCGGGGCCTAGTGTACCGTTCCCAGCGCCTTGGGGACAGAGAGCAGCACCACCAGCCGTTCGATCTGGCGCCAGCGGCAGAAATGGATGACGTTGCCCCGGTCCCGGCTCGCATCGGCGCGCGCTGCGGCTTCTCCGCCGGCGTCTTCGCCGAACCGCCGAATCAGCTCCGCCGCCTGCGCCACGGCGTCCCGATCGCTCAGATAGGGATAGACGTCCATTCCAACTCCAACACAAGGGCGAGCCCCCTAGCCCGTATCGCGCTGATACACCGGTTTCCCTTCCGCTCGGGTGGACGAGGCTGGTGAACGAACAGGCAACCATAGGGTTGGGCTGGCGCAAAGGCGCATTTCGTGGCAAAGGGCCCCATGCAGTCCACTTCCTCGCGCACGCCGATGGCCGGCGGCTTCCTGTTGACGACGAGCATTCTCGTCGGCGCAGTAGCCGGAGCCGTACGCGGACAAGCGACGATGGGGCTGCTGGCCGGACTGGCCGTGGGGTTCGCCCTCACGCTCGCCGTCTGGCTGATCGATCGCGCGCGAGGTTAGAGGGGCGCGCCTGCCACTGTCGTACGGGCTTGCGGTGCGCCGCGCGTAGCCCCAATTTTTAGGGTCTCAATGTCTATTTCGAATCTACCGACGCGCCTCGCCGAGGCGCTGGAACAGCGTGGCTATTCCACGCTGACCCCCGTTCAGTCCGCCGTCCTGGAAGACCAGGCTGCGGGCCGCGACCTTATCGTTTCCGCCCAGACCGGCTCGGGCAAGACCGTCGCCTTCGGCCTCGCCATGGCACCCGAACTGCTCGCCGGCGAAGAGACGCTGCCGCCCGCCGGCGCGCCGCTGGCTCTCATCATCGCACCGACGCGTGAGCTGGCGCTGCAGGTCAGCCGCGAGCTGATCTGGCTCTACAGCCCGGCCGGCGCGCGCATTGCCACCTGTGTGGGCGGCATGGACGCCTCCAAGGAGCGCCG
Protein-coding regions in this window:
- a CDS encoding SLC13 family permease; translated protein: MTTPQILSLLVLAGMMLLFMWGKLRYDMVAVLALLAALAVGVVKPKEAFTGFSDDIVIIVASALVLSAAVQRSGMIERAMLLLQRRVTRVRSQLLLLSASVGFASALVKNIGALAMMMPVAFQMAKRSKASPATFLMPMSFASLLGGLITLIGTSPNIIVSRVREEMTGQPFGMFDYAPVGLGLTIVGLIFLRFAYRLIPRDRRAAPTLGEAMDIEDYVTEAAVPDGSAAVGETVAAFRERHDHAVAVTTILRGGIRSTPFPDNRLQANDLLILAGAPDDLERVIATDALVLEGQDRPQPDGSTGEVGVIEAVIGTDSALIGRTAGRLGLHERFGVNLIAVSRQGERLSARLGDIELRAGDVIVLQGPLDLLFERLGELGCLPLAQRELRLGSARKGLLPLAILAVAMAATATGYVPVAVAFFAAAGLTILLGALPVREAYDHIEWPILVMLGALIPVSDSLRTTGASKVIGDQLGHLAATLPPWGAVAMILAAAMAVTPFLNNAATVLVMAPIAATFAGELGYRPEAFLMATAVGAGCDFLTPIGHQCNTLVMGPGGYRFGDYARLGAPLSLLVLLIGTPLIMAVWPVH